A DNA window from uncultured Methanoregula sp. contains the following coding sequences:
- a CDS encoding signal recognition particle protein Srp54 yields the protein MLDGLSSSLKDALKKLAGKTVVDRAAVDELVKDLQRALLSSDVNVKLVMELSKSIRTRSLEEEPPKGMNVREHVLRIVYQELVRLVWASTDVKLEPQIILMAGLQGSGKTTTTAKLARYFQKKGMKVGVVCADTFRPGAFDQISTLCTKIHVPCFGNPQEKDAVKITREGLEALKEQELIIVDTQGRHALEADLIKEIIELNLLTKATHRWLVIDAALGQQASDQARRFHEAINIDGVIITKMDGTAKGGGAISAVAETKSGIAFIGNGETIEDLERFDPDGFISRLLGMGDLKALMEKASEAIKADDMDVNAMMKGKFTLRDMYKQLEALNKMGPLKQIMGMLPLGNMQLPEGVYDVTSTKMVRYRIIMDSMTPGELDDPALINSSRMQRIAQGAGATPDEVRELLKYYKMMQRTLKGLRGASGGKFNMQRLMKRFSGMQ from the coding sequence ATGCTCGACGGACTATCCTCATCATTAAAAGACGCTCTCAAGAAACTGGCCGGAAAAACAGTGGTTGACCGGGCAGCGGTTGACGAACTCGTCAAGGATCTCCAGCGGGCCCTCCTCTCATCCGACGTCAATGTCAAGCTCGTGATGGAGCTCAGTAAATCCATCCGCACCCGCTCTCTTGAGGAAGAACCCCCAAAAGGGATGAATGTGAGGGAGCATGTGCTCCGGATCGTGTACCAGGAGCTGGTCCGCCTGGTCTGGGCCTCAACCGATGTGAAGCTTGAGCCCCAGATCATCCTCATGGCCGGCCTCCAGGGAAGCGGCAAGACCACGACTACTGCAAAGCTTGCCCGCTACTTCCAGAAGAAAGGCATGAAAGTCGGGGTTGTCTGTGCGGATACGTTCCGGCCCGGTGCCTTCGACCAGATCTCCACGCTCTGTACCAAGATCCACGTGCCCTGCTTCGGTAACCCGCAGGAGAAGGATGCTGTCAAGATCACCCGCGAGGGGCTTGAAGCGCTCAAGGAGCAGGAACTGATCATTGTCGATACCCAGGGCCGGCATGCCCTTGAAGCGGATCTCATCAAGGAGATAATCGAGCTGAACCTGCTCACCAAGGCAACCCATCGCTGGCTCGTGATCGATGCAGCACTCGGCCAGCAGGCAAGCGACCAGGCCAGGCGTTTCCACGAAGCGATCAACATCGACGGAGTCATCATCACCAAGATGGACGGTACCGCAAAAGGCGGTGGCGCCATCTCGGCAGTTGCCGAGACCAAGAGCGGGATTGCGTTTATCGGTAACGGGGAGACGATCGAAGATCTTGAGCGGTTCGATCCCGACGGCTTCATCTCCCGGCTCCTCGGCATGGGGGACTTAAAAGCCCTCATGGAGAAGGCGAGCGAGGCCATCAAGGCGGACGACATGGATGTCAACGCCATGATGAAGGGCAAGTTCACCCTCCGCGACATGTACAAGCAACTCGAGGCCCTCAACAAGATGGGTCCCTTAAAGCAGATTATGGGGATGCTCCCGCTCGGGAACATGCAGCTTCCCGAAGGGGTGTACGATGTCACGAGCACGAAGATGGTCCGGTACCGGATCATCATGGACTCGATGACTCCCGGTGAACTCGACGACCCTGCCCTCATCAACAGCTCCCGCATGCAGCGGATAGCCCAGGGTGCTGGTGCAACTCCCGATGAAGTGCGGGAACTTTTAAAATATTACAAGATGATGCAGCGCACCCTCAAGGGATTGCGGGGTGCAAGCGGCGGGAAATTCAACATGCAGCGCCTGATGAAGCGCTTCTCGGGAATGCAGTAA
- the trmY gene encoding tRNA (pseudouridine(54)-N(1))-methyltransferase TrmY: MTAFAIIGHRARTDGEFSLNDLPGSGGRMDVLCRCVNASLFLSHDLRRDVDCYLVLPGEPKGPKTIKFSGATVCSLSPDERSAGALIKKVIDTPCGNEFREAAQGVFIRKCGLERLLADHRFAVLDEKGTDVRGSAELPGAYLLSDHLNFTGEEEALIRDCPRFSVGPKCLHADHTITVLHNELDRRSC; encoded by the coding sequence ATGACTGCGTTTGCGATTATCGGGCACCGTGCCCGGACGGATGGGGAATTCTCGCTCAACGATTTACCCGGAAGCGGCGGCCGGATGGATGTCCTCTGCCGGTGCGTGAATGCCTCGCTCTTCCTCTCGCACGATCTCCGCAGGGACGTGGACTGCTATCTCGTCCTCCCCGGTGAACCCAAAGGGCCAAAGACTATAAAATTCTCGGGAGCTACTGTCTGCTCGCTTTCACCGGATGAGCGGAGTGCCGGTGCCCTGATAAAGAAGGTGATCGACACTCCCTGCGGCAATGAATTCCGCGAGGCCGCCCAGGGAGTATTTATCCGGAAATGCGGACTTGAACGGCTCCTTGCCGACCACCGTTTCGCGGTGCTCGATGAAAAGGGTACCGATGTGCGGGGATCTGCGGAACTTCCGGGCGCGTACCTCCTCTCCGATCACCTGAATTTCACGGGGGAAGAGGAGGCGCTCATACGGGATTGCCCGCGGTTCTCGGTAGGGCCGAAATGTCTCCACGCGGATCATACGATTACTGTATTGCACAATGAACTGGACAGGAGGAGTTGCTAA
- a CDS encoding tRNA pseudouridine(54/55) synthase Pus10: MELHDQVKAILAYGECCDHCLGRFFGKRSHGLSNDERGRGLKIALAIAENQPYKKFTGTCWVCGNFFDDVPVWAERVIETTKGIEFSTLLVGCRVPPLIAENEEMVWSDLSLAEPEPFKSEVNREVGKAVSARIGKVVDFKKPEVVLILDAAKGTVEVQINSAFFYGRYQKFERGIPQTHWDCRACKGAGCEKCNFTGAQYLDSVEELIGRPVIEMFDAENAVLHGAGREDIDARMVGTGRPFILEVVSPKKRSIDLAELEKEINRTADGRVSVAIRRWADRAEVETLKSNKAHKKYRILVEVEGALPADEFAKAVKTLQGVTIYQRTPERVAHRRADKIRERRVLDIECVGQQDGKFVVEVLGEAGLYIKELVSGDSGRTSPSLAEILKKSAHVTSLDVTQVEGAQEGE; this comes from the coding sequence ATGGAACTACATGATCAGGTAAAAGCTATCCTTGCCTATGGCGAGTGCTGCGATCACTGCCTCGGGCGGTTCTTTGGCAAACGCTCCCATGGGCTCTCGAACGATGAACGGGGACGCGGGCTGAAGATCGCCCTTGCGATTGCCGAGAACCAGCCATACAAGAAATTCACGGGCACCTGCTGGGTCTGCGGGAACTTCTTTGACGATGTCCCGGTCTGGGCGGAACGGGTTATCGAGACCACGAAGGGCATCGAGTTCTCGACACTCCTTGTCGGCTGCCGCGTCCCGCCCCTCATTGCCGAGAACGAGGAGATGGTCTGGAGCGATCTCTCGCTTGCCGAACCCGAACCCTTCAAGTCCGAAGTGAACCGGGAAGTGGGCAAAGCAGTATCGGCCAGGATCGGCAAGGTTGTGGACTTCAAGAAACCTGAGGTGGTTCTCATCCTCGATGCAGCGAAGGGAACGGTCGAGGTCCAGATCAACTCTGCTTTCTTCTACGGGCGGTACCAGAAGTTCGAGCGGGGCATCCCCCAGACCCACTGGGACTGCCGGGCCTGCAAAGGGGCAGGCTGCGAGAAGTGCAACTTCACCGGAGCCCAGTACCTGGACTCGGTCGAGGAGTTGATCGGCCGGCCGGTGATCGAGATGTTCGATGCCGAGAACGCCGTGCTGCATGGCGCGGGCAGGGAGGATATCGATGCCCGGATGGTGGGAACCGGCCGTCCCTTCATTCTCGAAGTGGTCTCGCCCAAGAAACGATCCATCGACCTTGCGGAACTGGAAAAAGAGATCAACCGGACCGCTGACGGGCGGGTTTCCGTTGCGATCCGGCGCTGGGCGGATCGTGCAGAGGTGGAAACCCTTAAATCAAACAAAGCGCATAAAAAATACAGGATCCTGGTCGAGGTTGAAGGCGCATTACCTGCGGACGAGTTCGCAAAAGCCGTAAAAACCTTGCAGGGCGTCACAATATACCAGCGCACGCCCGAAAGGGTCGCTCACCGGAGAGCCGACAAGATCCGGGAGCGAAGGGTTCTCGATATCGAGTGTGTGGGGCAACAGGACGGCAAATTTGTTGTCGAAGTCCTGGGCGAAGCCGGCCTCTACATAAAAGAACTCGTATCCGGGGACTCTGGCAGAACAAGTCCGAGTCTTGCCGAGATCCTGAAAAAATCGGCTCACGTCACCAGCCTCGACGTTACCCAGGTTGAAGGAGCACAGGAGGGAGAATAA
- a CDS encoding 50S ribosomal protein L21e, translating to MAHHNGPRKKTRYKFKKDLRERGLPPCTSVIQKFEVGDRVHIVCNPSVQKGMPHRRFHGLTGTVIGQRGRAWMLTIRNGNADKVVIARPQHLKAQK from the coding sequence ATGGCACATCACAATGGTCCAAGAAAGAAAACACGGTATAAGTTCAAGAAAGATTTAAGAGAACGCGGGCTGCCTCCGTGCACCAGCGTTATCCAGAAATTTGAGGTAGGGGACCGGGTGCACATTGTCTGTAACCCCAGCGTCCAGAAAGGTATGCCCCACCGCCGCTTCCACGGGCTGACAGGAACTGTCATCGGCCAGCGCGGTCGCGCATGGATGCTCACCATCCGGAACGGTAACGCCGACAAGGTTGTTATCGCCAGACCACAACATCTAAAAGCACAAAAGTAA
- a CDS encoding RNA polymerase Rpb4 family protein, with the protein MKVKGIISEEKVTLPEMRGVLLGVESERIAAEKEMSYEFRRSIEHANQLAKTTPDKAEALVADLLKMEKMKPEIAYRIANIMPKTRDEVRAIFAKERYTLQPEELDSIIELVMTHF; encoded by the coding sequence ATGAAAGTTAAGGGTATAATTAGCGAAGAGAAGGTTACGCTTCCGGAGATGCGGGGAGTCCTTTTGGGCGTAGAGTCTGAACGGATCGCTGCTGAAAAGGAGATGTCCTACGAATTCCGGCGCAGTATCGAGCATGCCAATCAGCTTGCAAAGACAACCCCCGATAAAGCAGAGGCGCTCGTTGCCGATCTCCTGAAAATGGAGAAGATGAAGCCGGAGATCGCGTACCGTATTGCAAATATCATGCCAAAGACCCGGGATGAGGTCAGGGCTATCTTTGCAAAAGAGCGGTACACGCTCCAGCCTGAGGAACTCGATTCGATCATCGAACTGGTAATGACACACTTCTGA
- a CDS encoding DUF655 domain-containing protein, translated as MKAEKKEVNAVVLDVLLKGHPDDPRPPFKREPIVQAMGVEQFKLLELVPKTGVQIQIQEKVYIGDAERQKVERVKRRVGYEELTPTARGELPFVIESVVKEREQDFVTFFNKAISITPKLHMLHLLPGIGKKLMWEILDERQKKPFASLVDISTRIKSIPHPEKMIQARILEELQDKDVKYHVFTTK; from the coding sequence ATGAAGGCGGAGAAAAAAGAGGTAAATGCGGTCGTACTCGATGTGCTCCTCAAAGGGCACCCTGACGACCCCCGCCCCCCTTTTAAGCGAGAACCGATCGTCCAGGCCATGGGTGTCGAACAGTTCAAGCTGCTCGAACTTGTGCCGAAAACCGGTGTGCAGATCCAGATCCAGGAGAAAGTCTATATCGGGGATGCCGAGCGGCAGAAAGTCGAACGCGTCAAGCGCCGTGTCGGGTACGAGGAGCTCACCCCGACCGCCCGCGGCGAACTGCCGTTTGTTATCGAGAGCGTTGTAAAAGAACGCGAGCAGGATTTTGTTACGTTCTTCAACAAGGCCATCTCGATCACTCCCAAGCTTCACATGCTCCATCTCCTTCCGGGCATCGGCAAGAAACTGATGTGGGAGATCCTCGACGAGCGCCAGAAGAAACCCTTTGCAAGCCTTGTCGATATCTCCACCCGGATCAAGTCGATTCCTCACCCGGAGAAGATGATCCAGGCCCGGATCTTAGAGGAACTCCAGGACAAGGACGTCAAATACCACGTTTTCACCACGAAATGA
- the rsmA gene encoding 16S rRNA (adenine(1518)-N(6)/adenine(1519)-N(6))-dimethyltransferase RsmA, which produces MKAHNDQHFLIDQNAISRIAEITDVNGRTVLEIGPGNGALTRALLERGATVHAIELDGILCEELTNTFSDEIASGQFTLQHGDATRCPIPPFDLSVSNLPYSVSSKITFRLLDIGFEEAVLMYQSEFADRMIARPGTKDCGRLSIMVQTYAAVRQCFRLPPSCFSPRPEVNSTVVRIVPREPLFPINDRRLYADVVRALFSHRRKTVRNCLKGSVGSMLSPVWVDRVLQEVSSEILQSRPEALYLEDFATIANIA; this is translated from the coding sequence ATGAAAGCGCACAACGACCAGCATTTCCTCATCGACCAGAACGCCATCAGCCGTATTGCCGAGATCACGGATGTGAACGGCAGAACCGTGCTTGAGATAGGTCCCGGGAACGGGGCGCTCACCCGCGCCCTGCTCGAACGGGGTGCAACCGTCCATGCCATCGAACTCGATGGCATCCTCTGCGAAGAACTCACGAACACTTTTTCTGATGAGATCGCCTCGGGGCAGTTCACGCTCCAGCACGGGGATGCGACCCGGTGCCCCATTCCCCCGTTCGATCTTTCGGTCTCCAATCTCCCGTATTCCGTTTCATCGAAGATCACCTTCCGGCTGCTCGATATCGGTTTTGAAGAGGCGGTGCTGATGTACCAGAGCGAGTTTGCCGACCGGATGATAGCCCGACCCGGGACAAAAGACTGCGGCCGGCTCTCCATCATGGTCCAGACCTATGCGGCAGTGCGGCAGTGTTTCCGGCTGCCCCCGAGCTGCTTCTCGCCCCGGCCCGAAGTCAATTCAACGGTGGTCAGGATCGTGCCCCGGGAACCGCTCTTTCCGATAAACGACCGCAGGCTCTATGCCGACGTTGTCCGTGCGCTCTTCTCCCACCGGAGAAAGACGGTGAGGAACTGCCTGAAAGGATCGGTCGGGAGCATGCTATCCCCTGTCTGGGTGGACCGGGTGCTGCAGGAAGTGTCTTCCGAGATCCTCCAGAGCCGGCCCGAAGCCCTCTACCTGGAGGATTTTGCAACGATTGCCAATATTGCGTGA
- a CDS encoding DUF1848 domain-containing protein, translating to MRWKGWEHLPLEIADPDSLNGTRSVDAIAPLIVSASRSTDIPAFYGDWFMARLKCGYVKWKSPFGGNPVFVSFAKTRVFVFWSKNPLPFLDHLDSLDHLRYGYYFLFTLNGYDTEGLEPRVPPVDERIRTFIRLSQRIGKGRVVWRFDPLVISDSITVDSLLEKIRSIGDRISPYTRRMVFSFVDIAKYRKVQRNLQVQGFPSVREFTEIERNRFCEGLTALNHRWGLAISACGESGDLSRYGIAKGQCISYSLLTEEFSQDPALMDFLRPERQQALDGTVDPIVSARQLKDPGQRNACTCIVSKDIGQYSTCMHLCAYCYANTSPAYVAANYERCKKDAKRGIFHDSITG from the coding sequence ATGCGGTGGAAAGGCTGGGAACATCTCCCGCTGGAAATTGCTGATCCGGATTCTCTTAACGGAACGCGATCGGTAGACGCAATTGCCCCGCTCATCGTCTCCGCCAGCCGCTCCACGGATATCCCGGCATTCTACGGGGACTGGTTCATGGCCCGGCTCAAATGTGGGTACGTGAAATGGAAGAGCCCTTTTGGGGGCAACCCGGTCTTTGTCTCATTTGCAAAAACCCGGGTCTTCGTATTCTGGTCCAAGAACCCTCTCCCGTTCCTCGACCATCTTGACTCTCTTGACCATCTTCGGTATGGTTATTACTTCCTCTTCACGCTCAATGGCTACGATACCGAAGGGCTCGAACCCCGGGTCCCCCCGGTGGACGAGCGAATCCGGACCTTTATCCGGCTCTCGCAGAGGATCGGGAAGGGACGGGTTGTCTGGCGGTTTGATCCCCTGGTTATTTCAGACTCGATCACGGTAGATTCCCTGCTCGAGAAAATCCGATCCATCGGCGATCGGATCTCCCCGTACACACGCCGTATGGTCTTCAGTTTTGTTGATATTGCAAAGTACCGGAAGGTTCAGAGGAATCTCCAAGTACAGGGATTTCCCTCGGTACGGGAATTCACGGAGATCGAGCGGAACCGCTTCTGCGAGGGTCTTACCGCTCTCAACCATCGCTGGGGTCTTGCGATCTCTGCCTGCGGGGAATCTGGCGATCTCTCCCGGTACGGGATAGCAAAGGGGCAGTGCATCAGTTATTCCCTGCTGACCGAAGAGTTCTCGCAGGATCCGGCCCTGATGGACTTCCTCCGGCCGGAACGTCAGCAGGCTCTCGATGGAACTGTTGACCCCATCGTCTCTGCCCGGCAGCTCAAGGATCCGGGACAGAGGAACGCGTGCACATGTATTGTATCAAAGGATATCGGGCAGTACTCCACCTGCATGCACCTGTGCGCCTACTGTTATGCGAATACGTCACCTGCGTATGTTGCGGCAAACTATGAGCGCTGCAAAAAAGATGCAAAACGGGGGATCTTCCACGATTCCATAACCGGGTAA
- the thiC gene encoding phosphomethylpyrimidine synthase ThiC, translated as MRTLVEEAQKGRITPQMHRVAEEENIDPEILRGHVAAGRVVIMQRGKRMVGIGKDLRTKINVNLGTSTGKVCLEDELEKARIAEEFGGDTISDLSMGGDITAIREAILAKTTLPITTVPIYQTVVEHGLKEMTADDILDTLRMQAEQGISSCVVHCVSRTMLDLYRKKKRILGLVSKGGSITSAFMLKNQCENPYTENFEEVLSICRKHDIVLSLGNTARSGCIHDQRDAMQREEIRANAALAKRAHTAGIQVIIEGCGGHIRSDRIGRYIREYRKASPFPLFVAGPLPTDIGAGYDHIAGAIGGSVASAAGADYLCYITPAEHLGLPGPDAVRDGLIAFRIAAHVGDTVKYKTDAEDKKVARLRASLDREGQIRCAMHPARARELSDGDGECTMCGEFCAIKIMRDF; from the coding sequence ATGCGGACACTGGTCGAAGAGGCACAAAAGGGAAGGATCACACCACAGATGCACCGGGTTGCGGAAGAGGAGAACATTGATCCGGAGATACTTCGCGGGCATGTGGCAGCAGGACGGGTAGTCATCATGCAGCGCGGGAAGCGGATGGTGGGTATTGGTAAGGATCTCCGCACCAAGATCAATGTCAACCTGGGCACGTCTACCGGCAAAGTCTGCCTTGAGGACGAGCTTGAAAAAGCCCGCATTGCGGAAGAATTCGGAGGCGACACCATCAGCGACCTCTCGATGGGAGGGGACATAACGGCCATCCGGGAGGCAATCCTTGCAAAGACCACCCTTCCGATAACAACCGTTCCCATATACCAGACCGTGGTGGAGCATGGCCTCAAAGAGATGACCGCAGATGACATCCTGGATACCCTCCGCATGCAGGCAGAGCAGGGAATCAGTTCCTGCGTTGTCCACTGCGTAAGCCGGACCATGCTCGATCTGTACAGGAAAAAGAAGCGGATCCTGGGCCTGGTATCAAAGGGCGGATCGATCACCAGCGCTTTCATGCTCAAGAACCAGTGCGAGAATCCCTATACCGAAAACTTTGAAGAAGTTCTCTCGATCTGCAGGAAGCACGACATCGTTCTCTCGCTCGGGAATACGGCCCGGAGCGGATGCATCCATGACCAGCGGGATGCCATGCAGCGCGAGGAGATCCGGGCCAATGCTGCCCTTGCCAAACGTGCCCACACTGCCGGAATCCAGGTGATCATCGAAGGGTGCGGCGGCCATATCCGGAGCGACCGGATCGGCCGGTATATCCGGGAGTACCGGAAGGCATCCCCGTTCCCGCTCTTTGTGGCCGGCCCCCTGCCAACGGACATCGGCGCAGGCTACGATCACATTGCCGGGGCTATCGGGGGAAGTGTGGCAAGTGCGGCCGGTGCCGATTATCTCTGTTATATCACTCCCGCCGAACATCTCGGCCTTCCCGGCCCGGATGCGGTCAGGGACGGGCTCATCGCCTTCCGGATTGCCGCCCATGTCGGCGACACCGTGAAATACAAAACGGATGCGGAAGACAAAAAAGTGGCCCGCCTCCGGGCATCCCTTGACCGGGAAGGCCAGATCCGCTGTGCCATGCATCCCGCCCGGGCCCGGGAACTTTCCGACGGCGATGGCGAATGCACGATGTGCGGGGAGTTCTGCGCAATCAAGATCATGCGGGATTTTTAG
- a CDS encoding HemK2/MTQ2 family protein methyltransferase, with product MSYDPAQVYVPEADTFLLLRAAQAEVRPADRVLEVGTGSGTVAAGLPKTVRVLATDINPHAAACAREKGLDVIRTDLFSGLKGSFDLILFNPPYLPTQPEERIDDWLEYALDGGPTGREAIGRFAGLVGTILAPNGRILLLVSSLTGVPEVSAMFERLGYRVSLFAEEPVEDEMLYVLRITRRD from the coding sequence ATGTCCTACGATCCCGCCCAGGTTTACGTGCCGGAGGCCGATACCTTTCTTCTCCTCCGGGCAGCACAGGCCGAGGTACGGCCCGCTGACCGGGTGCTGGAAGTGGGCACCGGTTCAGGTACCGTTGCAGCGGGGCTCCCAAAAACGGTCCGTGTCCTTGCAACGGATATCAACCCGCATGCTGCAGCCTGTGCCCGGGAAAAAGGGCTTGACGTGATCCGGACCGATCTCTTTTCCGGTCTGAAGGGATCCTTTGACCTGATCCTCTTCAACCCCCCTTACCTGCCCACGCAGCCGGAGGAGCGGATCGATGACTGGCTGGAGTACGCGCTTGACGGGGGACCCACCGGGCGGGAAGCCATTGGGCGCTTTGCAGGACTGGTGGGAACGATCCTTGCACCTAACGGGCGGATTCTTCTCCTTGTCTCGTCCCTGACCGGTGTCCCTGAAGTCAGTGCTATGTTCGAGCGGCTCGGCTACCGGGTATCTCTCTTTGCAGAAGAGCCTGTTGAGGATGAAATGCTGTATGTGCTCCGGATAACCCGTCGGGACTGA
- a CDS encoding ABC transporter permease produces the protein MNAVPIFTLPRITRRAVRVWQRNLGVFVRTWKVNFFPPFIEAFLYLFAIGLGIGAYIGVINGIPYVNYIAPAILAIAVMNSAFFECTYGSYVRMYYQKSFDAMIATPLSIEDVIAGEILWGATRSVMYVAIMLPVLAAFGVISLPASLLAIPLAFLGGLLFAGLGMCFTAITPGIDTLNYPAFLFITPMTLFSGTFFPLALLPQLLQYVALLVLPLTHIVAIMRMFTLPSFSWMLLIHLAYILVFTTIVCILSINLMKKRLIV, from the coding sequence ATGAACGCAGTACCCATCTTCACCCTGCCAAGGATCACCCGGCGTGCCGTCAGGGTCTGGCAGCGGAACCTCGGGGTCTTTGTCCGGACCTGGAAAGTGAACTTCTTTCCCCCGTTCATCGAGGCCTTCCTCTACCTCTTTGCCATCGGTCTCGGGATCGGGGCCTACATTGGCGTCATCAACGGAATTCCCTATGTGAACTACATTGCACCCGCAATTCTCGCGATTGCCGTGATGAACTCCGCGTTCTTCGAGTGCACGTACGGTTCCTATGTCCGGATGTATTACCAGAAGAGCTTCGATGCCATGATCGCAACCCCGCTCTCGATAGAGGACGTTATCGCAGGGGAGATCCTCTGGGGAGCCACCCGCTCGGTCATGTATGTCGCGATCATGCTCCCGGTCCTTGCAGCGTTCGGGGTCATCTCGCTCCCCGCCTCGCTGCTTGCCATCCCGCTCGCATTCCTTGGGGGGTTGTTGTTTGCGGGTCTCGGGATGTGTTTTACGGCGATAACGCCCGGGATCGACACGCTCAATTACCCGGCATTCCTCTTCATCACCCCGATGACGCTCTTCTCGGGAACGTTCTTCCCGCTTGCGCTCCTGCCGCAGCTGCTCCAGTACGTGGCCCTCCTGGTCCTGCCGCTCACCCATATCGTTGCGATCATGCGGATGTTCACGCTGCCTTCGTTCTCGTGGATGCTCCTCATCCATCTCGCCTATATTCTCGTTTTTACGACTATCGTCTGCATCCTCTCCATCAACCTGATGAAAAAGCGCCTGATCGTTTGA
- a CDS encoding ABC transporter ATP-binding protein, with translation MPAIIEAQDLRKNYGKTVAVSGIRFSVNKGEIFGFLGPNGAGKTTTMKMITCISPRSSGELAVFGMDPDKSPAEIKQRLGIVPQETNLDPDFSCFGNLFTYARYFDILPGAAEKKADELLEFVQLQEKRDVSVDKLSGGMKRRLILARALVNSPDLLILDEPTIGLDPQARHLIWERLRLLRAEGKTIVMTTHYLDEAARLCDRLVIMDNGKILEEGTPADLVRKHVGEEIVEVENTPGVLACLDGMEIAYETFGDTIQIATGSARDVARLLFDRCQPKKVLTRPASLEDVFLKLTGRTLRE, from the coding sequence ATGCCGGCCATCATCGAAGCACAGGATCTTAGGAAGAATTACGGGAAGACCGTTGCAGTCAGCGGCATCCGCTTCTCCGTGAACAAGGGGGAGATCTTCGGGTTTCTCGGCCCGAACGGGGCCGGGAAGACAACCACCATGAAGATGATCACCTGCATCTCGCCCCGGAGCTCGGGAGAGCTTGCGGTCTTCGGCATGGACCCGGACAAGAGCCCGGCAGAGATCAAGCAGCGGCTGGGCATTGTTCCGCAGGAGACCAATCTCGACCCGGATTTTTCCTGCTTCGGCAACCTCTTCACGTATGCCCGGTATTTCGACATTCTGCCCGGGGCTGCTGAAAAAAAGGCCGATGAACTGCTGGAGTTCGTGCAGCTCCAGGAGAAAAGGGATGTGTCGGTCGACAAACTCTCCGGGGGAATGAAACGGCGGCTGATCCTTGCCCGGGCGCTCGTCAACAGCCCGGACCTGCTCATTCTCGATGAGCCGACTATCGGCCTCGACCCCCAGGCCCGGCACCTGATCTGGGAGAGACTCCGGCTCCTGCGGGCAGAAGGAAAAACCATCGTCATGACCACGCATTACCTGGACGAAGCGGCCCGGCTCTGCGACCGGCTCGTGATCATGGACAACGGGAAGATCCTCGAAGAAGGTACTCCTGCGGATCTCGTCAGGAAGCATGTTGGCGAAGAGATCGTGGAAGTGGAGAACACCCCCGGGGTGCTTGCCTGCCTTGACGGGATGGAGATCGCCTACGAAACCTTCGGGGATACCATCCAGATCGCAACCGGATCCGCCCGGGATGTGGCGCGGCTCCTCTTTGACCGGTGCCAGCCCAAAAAAGTGCTCACCCGTCCTGCATCGCTGGAGGATGTATTTCTGAAACTGACCGGGAGGACACTCAGGGAATGA
- a CDS encoding phosphate-starvation-inducible PsiE family protein, with protein sequence MAEQMGPAEFIIKFFSAVPMIFYMIVAVMLTIIALFSVYDAAQLIAQMIANRDFTNNLIIGVINSILLTITIIVLFETVTVYFRTKHVEVRALLTAGLTGMIRHVLVYNMGSVDPYVLVGTVALLAVLIAGIVLIKPEGSS encoded by the coding sequence ATGGCAGAACAGATGGGGCCTGCCGAATTTATCATAAAATTCTTCTCGGCAGTACCGATGATCTTCTACATGATCGTGGCAGTCATGCTCACGATCATCGCGTTGTTTTCGGTCTACGATGCTGCACAGCTGATAGCCCAGATGATCGCAAACAGGGATTTTACCAATAACCTGATTATCGGCGTGATCAATTCGATCCTTCTGACCATCACGATCATCGTCCTCTTCGAGACCGTGACGGTCTACTTCAGGACAAAGCACGTGGAAGTGCGGGCCCTGCTCACCGCCGGCCTGACCGGCATGATCCGGCATGTCCTGGTGTACAACATGGGATCGGTTGACCCGTATGTGCTCGTGGGAACGGTTGCCCTCCTTGCCGTCCTGATCGCAGGCATTGTGCTCATCAAGCCGGAAGGGAGCAGCTGA